A window of Luteitalea sp. contains these coding sequences:
- a CDS encoding DUF4147 domain-containing protein encodes MESAIATARLPGFDLARSTTLIAAGKAAAAMTSSYLDRAGAACTGGVVVSAHGRTPLPDRVAWVNAGHPVPTPGSVRGGHRALQLAALTPVDAQLLVLLSGGASALLAVPHLSITLDDKQAATTALLRAGAAIHDLNCVRKHLSAIKGGRLAAASAAPTFTLAISDVVGPVEDDPSVIGSGPTVPDPSTFRQALAAVAELGVGDALPPIVRLLLERGARGEVEETPKPGDRRLANGGYLVIGSRRSAMDGAQREAERCGYQVHVTEAAVTGEAREVAPDLLARALAYRAERDGPCCIISSGETTVQVRGSGKGGRNQELALALAEAVATAPRPVWLASVGTDGIDGPTDAAGAIVDPTTAVRAARLGFVPSHALEANDAYHFFERLDDLVRTGPTDTNVGDLQVALVL; translated from the coding sequence GTGGAGAGCGCGATCGCGACCGCGAGACTTCCAGGCTTCGACCTCGCGCGCTCGACAACGTTGATTGCCGCCGGCAAGGCTGCAGCGGCGATGACTTCGTCATACCTCGACCGGGCGGGCGCGGCTTGTACGGGCGGTGTGGTGGTCAGCGCGCACGGACGCACGCCGTTGCCGGATCGGGTCGCCTGGGTCAACGCGGGACATCCGGTGCCGACGCCTGGCAGCGTTCGCGGTGGTCACCGTGCGTTGCAGCTCGCGGCCCTGACCCCGGTCGACGCACAACTGCTCGTGTTGCTCTCGGGTGGCGCGTCGGCGCTGCTGGCGGTGCCGCATCTGTCGATCACGCTCGACGACAAGCAGGCGGCGACGACCGCGTTACTGCGCGCCGGTGCTGCCATCCATGATTTGAATTGTGTGCGCAAGCATCTGTCGGCGATCAAGGGAGGACGTCTGGCGGCGGCGAGCGCGGCGCCGACCTTCACGTTGGCGATCTCCGATGTCGTCGGGCCAGTCGAGGATGATCCGAGCGTCATCGGGTCCGGCCCCACGGTGCCCGACCCGAGCACGTTCCGCCAGGCGCTCGCGGCCGTGGCGGAGCTCGGTGTGGGAGACGCGCTGCCGCCGATCGTGCGCCTGCTGCTCGAGCGAGGCGCGCGCGGTGAGGTGGAAGAGACGCCCAAGCCGGGCGATCGGCGGCTGGCAAACGGTGGCTATCTCGTCATTGGGAGCCGCCGCTCGGCAATGGACGGAGCGCAGCGTGAGGCTGAGCGCTGTGGCTACCAGGTGCACGTGACGGAGGCGGCGGTGACAGGCGAAGCTAGAGAGGTCGCACCTGATCTCCTGGCGCGGGCGCTGGCGTATCGTGCGGAGCGAGACGGGCCATGCTGCATCATCTCGTCCGGAGAGACCACGGTTCAGGTGCGCGGCTCGGGCAAGGGCGGTCGAAACCAAGAGCTGGCGCTCGCGCTCGCGGAGGCGGTCGCCACGGCGCCGCGTCCGGTGTGGCTGGCGAGCGTGGGCACGGATGGCATCGACGGACCCACGGATGCCGCGGGCGCCATTGTCGATCCCACCACGGCCGTGCGCGCCGCGCGCCTGGGTTTCGTGCCGTCGCATGCGCTCGAGGCGAACGACGCGTATCATTTCTTCGAACGGCTCGACGATCTCGTGCGAACGGGACCGACGGATACCAACGTCGGCGACTTGCAGGTGGCTCTGGTTCTATGA
- a CDS encoding DUF3108 domain-containing protein, producing the protein MTLLSVLRPACFYLVITLVVTWPAAVSLTSHLIAPIGPGDPYLNLWVLGWDLSVLFSDPIAFLDGRVFDAPIFHPATQTLAYSDHLLPQALLVAPIYAVSGQNLVLCYNLLLLGSLWGSALAMYVFARSITGSTVGALMAGLVWGFWPYHFSHLIHLALQGTYVLPLAFLFLHRLMAGRRWRDVVGLGVTAGINAASSVYYGVIGALGLAVAALALLVSIGARRRGALVGRLLIAGAVGVVVIAPILRPYWQVQQREGFGRVLIEAARHAATPSSYASVPPTNLLYGVTGALAEARSVEDGLFVGVVALVLALFGVWHGWRRDAKPLVWAMLALIIVGGLLSLGPDGARSVYAALHRWVFGFHAVRAPARFAILVAFGVAVLAAVGLGKRYPVPFSGSFLPILLILLACVEYLNRPLTLVSAPPLTTQTGAWLARAKGPGAVVYLPLARDLGNTPFMLQTLEHRRPIVNGYSGQRPMFYSALSDALAGFPSSDALWTLDELDVRFVVTNRAVDTTAWPLVERARVRDPTLGPETRIYELAESSELEARLGPAAVPPPPPAGPIPFEVGERATYRVLWVSAGTSLPAGRATFEVQPGGTPAQTPGVQPLAGGAHYRFVVTAATAPWVARFFEARDQFATWTDGALFPLLHERHLREGRRTVDLLIHYEREKQTATMLRPRAGGVEREMSFRVAKDVRDPLAVFFYVRTLELASGQRVRVPITDMGRTMVLEVLGRRVESVNVQGKQVEALRIEAGLQRRVETRQPPEIRVWLSGDARRLPILAEVRAGFGALRLELDNYARTESNR; encoded by the coding sequence TTGACCCTCCTCTCTGTCCTACGACCTGCCTGCTTCTACCTGGTCATCACGCTCGTCGTTACATGGCCCGCGGCGGTCTCGCTCACCTCGCATCTCATCGCGCCGATCGGGCCGGGCGATCCGTATCTCAATCTGTGGGTGCTCGGCTGGGATTTGAGCGTCCTCTTCAGCGACCCAATCGCCTTTCTCGACGGCCGTGTCTTCGACGCTCCCATCTTCCACCCCGCGACGCAGACGCTCGCTTACAGCGACCACCTGCTTCCGCAGGCGCTCTTGGTTGCGCCGATCTACGCCGTGAGCGGCCAGAACCTGGTGCTCTGTTACAACCTCCTGCTGCTCGGATCGCTGTGGGGCAGCGCGCTCGCGATGTACGTCTTTGCGCGAAGCATCACCGGTTCGACGGTGGGGGCGCTCATGGCTGGGCTCGTCTGGGGCTTCTGGCCGTATCACTTTTCGCATCTCATTCACTTGGCGCTGCAGGGCACCTATGTGCTGCCGCTTGCGTTCCTGTTTCTCCATCGCCTCATGGCGGGCCGCCGGTGGCGTGACGTCGTCGGGCTTGGCGTGACGGCGGGGATCAACGCGGCTTCTTCTGTCTACTACGGTGTGATCGGCGCCTTGGGCCTCGCGGTCGCGGCGCTTGCGCTGCTCGTCAGCATCGGCGCCCGTCGCCGCGGCGCCCTCGTAGGGCGCCTTCTCATCGCGGGTGCTGTCGGCGTAGTCGTGATTGCTCCCATTCTGCGGCCTTACTGGCAGGTCCAACAACGTGAGGGCTTCGGTCGTGTCCTGATCGAGGCGGCTCGTCATGCTGCAACGCCGTCTAGCTACGCAAGTGTGCCGCCGACGAACCTGCTCTACGGCGTCACCGGGGCGCTGGCCGAGGCGCGGTCGGTCGAGGATGGCCTGTTCGTCGGTGTCGTGGCGCTGGTGTTGGCCCTGTTCGGCGTGTGGCATGGGTGGCGGCGAGATGCCAAGCCACTGGTCTGGGCGATGCTCGCCCTGATCATCGTCGGCGGCCTCTTGTCATTGGGACCGGACGGAGCGCGGTCTGTCTATGCTGCTCTCCATCGGTGGGTATTTGGATTCCACGCCGTGCGGGCGCCGGCCCGCTTCGCCATCCTCGTCGCGTTTGGCGTTGCCGTTTTGGCTGCCGTCGGGTTGGGGAAAAGGTACCCGGTTCCTTTTTCCGGTTCCTTTCTCCCCATCCTCCTCATCCTGCTCGCGTGCGTCGAGTATCTCAATCGACCGCTGACACTCGTGTCGGCACCGCCGCTGACGACTCAGACTGGCGCGTGGCTGGCGCGCGCCAAAGGGCCTGGCGCCGTCGTCTATCTCCCGCTCGCGCGGGATCTCGGAAACACGCCGTTCATGCTTCAGACGCTGGAGCACCGACGGCCAATCGTCAACGGCTACAGCGGTCAGCGGCCCATGTTCTACTCGGCGCTGTCGGACGCCCTGGCGGGTTTTCCGTCGTCCGATGCGCTCTGGACCCTCGATGAGCTGGACGTACGCTTTGTCGTGACCAACCGCGCCGTGGACACAACGGCGTGGCCGCTCGTCGAGCGAGCACGCGTGAGAGATCCGACGCTCGGGCCCGAGACGCGCATCTATGAGCTCGCAGAGAGCAGTGAGTTGGAGGCGCGCTTGGGCCCGGCAGCGGTTCCACCGCCGCCGCCCGCTGGCCCTATACCTTTCGAAGTCGGCGAGCGTGCGACGTACCGTGTGCTGTGGGTCAGCGCCGGCACATCGCTCCCGGCTGGCCGTGCGACATTCGAAGTACAGCCCGGCGGCACACCTGCCCAGACACCCGGTGTGCAGCCGCTCGCCGGCGGGGCGCACTACCGGTTCGTTGTGACGGCAGCGACGGCGCCTTGGGTCGCTCGCTTCTTCGAGGCGCGCGACCAGTTCGCGACCTGGACGGACGGCGCCTTGTTCCCGCTGCTGCACGAGCGACATCTGCGCGAGGGACGCCGCACCGTCGATCTCCTGATCCACTACGAGCGAGAGAAACAGACGGCAACGATGCTGCGGCCGAGGGCAGGGGGAGTGGAGCGCGAGATGTCGTTCCGCGTGGCGAAAGACGTCCGCGATCCGTTGGCGGTCTTCTTTTACGTGCGCACGTTGGAGCTGGCGTCAGGTCAGCGCGTGCGCGTCCCGATCACCGACATGGGCCGGACGATGGTGCTCGAGGTGTTGGGCAGGAGAGTGGAGTCGGTCAACGTGCAGGGCAAGCAGGTCGAGGCACTTCGGATCGAGGCGGGACTGCAGCGGCGTGTGGAAACGCGCCAGCCGCCGGAGATTCGCGTCTGGCTATCTGGAGACGCGCGGCGGCTGCCAATCCTCGCGGAGGTTCGCGCTGGCTTTGGGGCGCTGCGATTGGAGCTGGACAATTACGCACGGACCGAGAGTAACAGATGA
- the gatB gene encoding Asp-tRNA(Asn)/Glu-tRNA(Gln) amidotransferase subunit GatB: protein MTLDPQPSNLGPRTFLEAVIGLEIHAQLRTATKIFCGCSTAFGAPPNSHVCPVCLGLPGALPVLNEAAVEAAMKAALALGCRVSPVSIFARKNYFYPDLPKGYQISQYEEPLAVEGGLTIDGDQASETVRIRRVHLEEDAGKSLHEGFADSARYTYLDYNRAGVPLIEIVTEPDLSTASAAAELFTRLRAILVAIGVNDGNMEAGSLRCDANVSVRPVGSRELGVKVEVKNLNSFKFLQRALEYEVQRQTDAFATGGRIVQETRLFDPASGRTQPMRSKEEAHDYRYFPEPDLPPLVIADAWVERVRARLPELPDQRARRFVSSYGLPEYDARVLTQSMAVADYFERVAVSAPAKAASNWVMGEVLRRLNADERDIAQLPVAPDALAELIQLVERGRISSSVAKEVFEKMYLSGDRASVIVERDALVQIDDEEAIAAVVRQVTAEHPAAVAQYRGGKPQALGFLVGQVMRRTGGKANPRRVNDLLKRALEAPGSP, encoded by the coding sequence TTGACCCTCGACCCTCAACCCTCGAATCTCGGACCTCGAACCTTCCTCGAGGCCGTCATTGGGCTCGAGATTCACGCCCAGCTCAGGACGGCCACCAAGATCTTCTGTGGCTGTAGCACGGCATTTGGTGCGCCGCCGAACAGCCACGTCTGTCCGGTATGCCTCGGCCTACCAGGCGCCCTTCCCGTGCTGAACGAGGCCGCCGTCGAGGCTGCCATGAAGGCGGCTCTCGCGTTGGGTTGTCGCGTGTCTCCGGTCTCGATCTTCGCACGCAAGAACTACTTCTACCCGGATCTTCCCAAGGGCTACCAGATCTCGCAGTATGAGGAGCCGTTGGCGGTTGAGGGTGGGTTGACCATCGATGGCGATCAGGCATCGGAGACGGTCCGCATCCGGCGCGTCCACCTGGAGGAGGATGCCGGCAAGTCGCTGCACGAAGGCTTCGCAGACTCCGCCCGGTACACCTACCTCGACTACAACCGCGCAGGCGTTCCCCTCATCGAGATCGTTACGGAGCCAGATCTCTCAACCGCCTCCGCAGCGGCCGAGCTCTTCACGAGGCTTCGGGCCATCCTGGTGGCGATTGGCGTGAACGATGGCAACATGGAGGCCGGAAGCCTGCGATGCGACGCCAACGTATCGGTGCGGCCTGTTGGCAGCCGTGAGCTGGGCGTGAAGGTCGAGGTGAAGAACCTCAACTCGTTCAAGTTCCTCCAGAGAGCGCTAGAGTACGAGGTGCAGCGTCAGACCGACGCGTTCGCCACGGGCGGGCGCATCGTGCAGGAGACGCGCTTGTTCGATCCGGCGAGTGGACGCACACAGCCGATGCGGTCGAAAGAGGAAGCCCACGATTATCGGTACTTCCCAGAGCCGGACTTGCCGCCGCTCGTGATTGCAGACGCGTGGGTGGAGCGCGTACGCGCGCGCCTGCCGGAGCTGCCCGACCAGCGTGCCCGGCGATTCGTGTCGAGCTACGGCCTCCCGGAGTACGACGCGCGTGTGCTGACACAGTCGATGGCGGTGGCCGACTACTTCGAGCGCGTGGCTGTCAGCGCCCCGGCCAAGGCGGCAAGCAACTGGGTGATGGGAGAGGTGCTGCGCCGCCTCAATGCCGATGAGCGCGACATCGCGCAGCTCCCGGTGGCGCCAGACGCCCTTGCAGAGCTCATTCAGCTCGTCGAGCGGGGCCGAATCAGCAGCTCGGTCGCCAAGGAGGTCTTCGAGAAGATGTATCTCTCCGGCGATCGCGCGAGTGTCATCGTGGAGCGCGACGCGTTGGTGCAAATCGATGACGAGGAAGCGATTGCCGCGGTCGTGCGGCAGGTCACCGCCGAGCACCCGGCAGCCGTGGCACAGTATCGCGGCGGCAAGCCGCAGGCGCTCGGCTTTCTGGTCGGCCAAGTGATGCGCCGGACGGGCGGCAAGGCCAACCCTCGGCGCGTGAACGACCTGTTGAAACGTGCGCTCGAAGCACCCGGCTCACCTTGA
- a CDS encoding phosphoenolpyruvate carboxykinase, whose product MSTDVQHGQTLEQQGIRHARAHWNLPPAALFEHALCRGEGLVADTGQLVCVTAPHTGRSPRDKFIVREASSEGDIWWGEVNRPIEPNQFAAVQRDLMSALEGRELFVQDCYGGADPQYRLRVRVITERAWHSLFARHLLLPVGDPEELAAFVPEFTIVAAPSFQADPASHGTNSGVFILVSFEQRLVLIGGTNYAGEIKKSVFTVMNYLLPQRGVLPMHCSANIGERGDVALFFGLSGTGKTTLSSDPERGLIGDDEHAWSDDGIFNIEGGCYAKMIHLSEEAEPQIYRATRRFGTVLENVAIDPVTRVIDLDDDSTTENTRGAYPLSYVGNAVPSGTGSHPSNIVMLAADAFGVLPPIARLTPEAALYQFLSGYTAKVAGTERGVTEPTATFSTCFGAPFLPLSPGTYARGLGERIARHGVRVWLVNTGWSGGPYGVGRRMPIAYTRAMLHAALQGALEDVPYETNTIFNLAVPTAVPGVPSDILSPRETWADKAAYDSHAIKLARMFIENFSAFASSVSPAVVAAGPRL is encoded by the coding sequence ATGAGCACCGACGTTCAGCACGGCCAAACGCTCGAACAGCAGGGCATCCGCCACGCACGCGCTCACTGGAACCTCCCGCCGGCCGCCCTCTTCGAGCATGCCCTCTGCCGCGGCGAAGGTCTCGTCGCCGACACCGGTCAGTTGGTCTGCGTCACGGCGCCCCACACGGGCCGCTCTCCCCGTGACAAGTTCATCGTGCGAGAGGCCTCTTCGGAAGGCGACATCTGGTGGGGTGAGGTCAACCGGCCGATCGAGCCGAATCAGTTTGCCGCGGTCCAGCGTGATCTGATGAGCGCGCTCGAAGGCAGGGAGCTCTTCGTTCAGGACTGCTACGGTGGGGCAGACCCGCAGTATCGACTGCGAGTGCGAGTCATCACCGAGCGCGCCTGGCACAGCCTGTTCGCGCGGCACCTCCTCTTGCCCGTAGGCGACCCGGAGGAGCTTGCAGCATTCGTCCCAGAGTTCACCATCGTTGCTGCACCGAGCTTCCAGGCGGATCCGGCATCGCACGGGACCAACTCCGGTGTGTTCATCCTGGTGAGCTTCGAGCAGCGGCTGGTGCTGATAGGCGGCACCAACTATGCCGGTGAGATCAAGAAATCCGTCTTCACCGTCATGAACTACTTGCTGCCGCAGCGGGGCGTGCTCCCGATGCACTGTTCGGCCAATATCGGCGAGCGAGGCGACGTCGCGCTCTTCTTCGGGCTCTCAGGTACCGGTAAGACGACCCTGTCGAGCGATCCGGAACGCGGTCTCATCGGAGACGATGAGCACGCCTGGAGTGACGACGGGATCTTCAACATCGAGGGCGGTTGCTACGCGAAGATGATCCATCTGTCGGAGGAAGCAGAGCCCCAGATCTACCGCGCGACACGCCGCTTCGGCACGGTGCTCGAGAACGTCGCCATTGATCCCGTCACGCGGGTAATCGACCTGGACGACGACTCCACGACCGAGAACACTCGCGGCGCGTATCCCCTCAGCTATGTCGGCAACGCCGTCCCCAGCGGCACCGGCAGCCACCCCAGCAATATTGTCATGCTTGCGGCCGACGCGTTTGGCGTTCTGCCGCCCATTGCTCGGCTCACGCCTGAGGCAGCCCTCTATCAGTTCTTGTCCGGCTACACCGCCAAGGTTGCGGGCACCGAGCGTGGCGTGACCGAGCCGACCGCCACCTTCAGTACCTGCTTCGGGGCGCCGTTTCTGCCGTTGAGTCCCGGCACCTACGCACGTGGTCTCGGGGAGCGGATCGCCAGACACGGCGTGCGGGTGTGGCTGGTCAACACAGGATGGAGCGGCGGACCGTATGGTGTCGGCAGGCGCATGCCCATCGCCTACACTCGCGCCATGCTGCACGCCGCGCTCCAGGGTGCGCTGGAAGACGTGCCCTACGAGACGAATACAATCTTCAACCTTGCTGTGCCGACAGCCGTCCCAGGCGTGCCGTCCGACATCCTGTCACCCCGCGAGACGTGGGCCGACAAGGCCGCATACGATAGCCACGCCATCAAGCTCGCTCGTATGTTCATCGAGAACTTCTCGGCGTTTGCTTCGTCCGTATCGCCTGCAGTCGTTGCCGCCGGACCCCGTCTCTAG
- a CDS encoding SpoIID/LytB domain-containing protein, translating to MKAPGLVSHDDTAWVSCNDLMLPAMARSVNSGSMVRARRVRRTRPTIRGSAERTCHGDVGTPRRAVQLVAVSCRVSCRRLLLPALFVLGAVSPSLLAGCRSGHKPPVLQPGEPAVPRGRTATLRVQTRHNGAAHVVTFDLEEYVRLTVGAEIVVSTRDAAWAQRIYEVQAIVARTYALANIGRHAEEGFDLCSTTHCQLLPDRAHPTRSDDVIAAAVETTRGLVIAHDGRPIRALFHAHCGGHTSDADQIWPGPAVPYLRGVRDPFCLRERPARWTFRLSSARLTRDLDGSPRTRVDGRIDGFQVVERDPAGRVRMVALTGRRNGLVRGEELRSVVMQAEGPTSLRSPRYTVRRDGDTFVFDGQGFGHGAGLCQTGMMGRIKAGHTPNDVLTYYFHGSRIVRLDRLTS from the coding sequence ATGAAGGCTCCGGGCCTCGTCTCACATGACGATACGGCATGGGTATCATGCAATGACCTTATGCTACCGGCCATGGCCCGATCCGTCAACTCTGGAAGCATGGTTCGAGCGCGGCGCGTTCGGCGAACGCGCCCTACCATCCGGGGCTCGGCCGAGCGCACCTGCCATGGTGACGTAGGAACGCCCCGCCGAGCCGTCCAGCTCGTCGCGGTATCATGCCGCGTGTCTTGCCGGCGGCTCTTGTTGCCGGCGCTCTTCGTCTTGGGCGCCGTGTCTCCCTCCCTGCTAGCGGGGTGTCGGAGTGGCCACAAGCCGCCCGTGCTGCAACCGGGGGAGCCGGCTGTGCCGCGGGGCCGCACGGCAACACTCCGCGTCCAAACTCGTCACAACGGCGCCGCGCACGTCGTGACGTTCGATCTCGAGGAGTACGTACGGCTGACGGTCGGTGCGGAGATCGTCGTCTCGACCCGCGACGCGGCGTGGGCCCAGCGTATCTACGAGGTCCAAGCCATCGTCGCGCGCACGTATGCGCTCGCCAACATCGGACGGCACGCCGAGGAGGGCTTCGACCTCTGCTCGACCACACATTGCCAGTTGCTTCCGGATCGGGCACACCCCACGCGTTCGGATGACGTGATTGCCGCCGCGGTGGAGACGACGCGTGGCCTCGTCATCGCGCACGACGGGCGGCCCATCCGCGCGCTGTTCCACGCGCACTGCGGTGGCCACACGAGCGACGCCGACCAGATCTGGCCGGGACCGGCCGTGCCATACCTGCGAGGCGTGCGCGACCCCTTCTGCTTGCGAGAACGGCCGGCTCGCTGGACCTTTCGCCTGTCATCGGCCCGGCTCACGCGCGACCTCGACGGCTCACCCCGCACTCGCGTCGACGGCCGCATCGATGGCTTTCAGGTCGTCGAGCGGGATCCGGCAGGCCGGGTCCGTATGGTGGCGCTGACCGGCCGTCGGAACGGGCTCGTGCGGGGTGAAGAGCTGCGCAGCGTCGTCATGCAGGCAGAAGGGCCCACGAGCCTTCGCAGCCCACGCTACACGGTTCGCCGCGACGGCGACACGTTCGTGTTCGATGGCCAGGGCTTCGGCCACGGTGCGGGGCTTTGCCAGACCGGCATGATGGGCCGCATCAAGGCCGGCCACACACCGAACGACGTGCTCACCTACTACTTTCACGGATCCCGAATCGTCAGACTCGATCGGCTGACGTCCTGA